In the genome of Planctomyces sp. SH-PL62, the window GACATCGACCTGCACCTCTTCTGCGACTCCCAGGCCCTGGTCACCGACGTCCTGGACGAGCACGGCCTGGCCTATGAGGTCCAGCACAAGCGGATCGTCAAGTACGGCGAGGAACGGACCTTCACCCACGTCCACATCGACGACCGCCACCCGTTCGAGCTGACCCTCTACCCCGAGGACAAGGCCCACTACGTCTTCAAAAGCTCCATCACCGGCAAGGCCATCGAGCGCGCCTCGATCGCCGAGCTGGAGGCGTTTCTGAAGGCCGAGGAACCGGAGATCGACCTGGACTTCGAGGTCGAACGCGTCGAGGACCACGTCGACCGCTTCGAGATCTACCGCCTGCTGCTCCGCCCGCTCGAAGCGGTGAAACAGGACCCCAGGTATCATCCCGAGGGGGACGCCCTCTACCACAGCCTCCAGGTGTTCGAGCTGGCCCGCGACGAACGCGTCTACGACGAGGAATTCCTCCTCGCCGCCCTCCTGCACGACGTCGGCAAGGCCATCGACCCGTCCGACCACGTCGGCGCGGGGCTCCAGGCGCTCGAAGGGACGATCACCCCACGCACCGAGACGCTGATCGCCCTGCACATGGACGCCCTGGCCTACCGCCGCGGCATCCTCGGCGCCCGCGCCCGAGCCCGCCTGGAACAGTCCGAGGAATTCGACGACCTGATGCTCCTCCGCGAACTCGACACCCGCGGCCGACAGCCCGGCGCCATCGTCTGCGAGCTGGAAGAAGCCCTGGATTTCCTCCGCGACCTCGCCGAGCAAAACGAGGAATGACGGGAATCCGGGCCCGCACCATCAAGCCCTTCCCCCCTCGCGGGGGAAGGTGGCCCGAAGGGCCGGATGAGGGGGAAGACCAGCACAAGGACCGTCGGCCTTTCAAGCGGCCGGATCGCGAATCCCGACGGCTTTCCGGCTCGTCCTCCCCGTCATAACGTCCTTCCCCCCTCGCGGGCTTACAAGGGGAGGTATTTTCGCAACTACTGGTTTTGAGAGAGGTTGCTGATCGTGATTTCGGGGCTTCGGATCGACG includes:
- a CDS encoding tRNA adenylyltransferase — encoded protein: MADERLRRQIAFLAAQLMYNRTESEYFTAKRKAAKQLGVEYRFRPGDLPSNAEIRDQIQAMARMHEGPKRLDDLRAMRLEALRMMRKLARFRPRLIGSVWTGHVRQGSDIDLHLFCDSQALVTDVLDEHGLAYEVQHKRIVKYGEERTFTHVHIDDRHPFELTLYPEDKAHYVFKSSITGKAIERASIAELEAFLKAEEPEIDLDFEVERVEDHVDRFEIYRLLLRPLEAVKQDPRYHPEGDALYHSLQVFELARDERVYDEEFLLAALLHDVGKAIDPSDHVGAGLQALEGTITPRTETLIALHMDALAYRRGILGARARARLEQSEEFDDLMLLRELDTRGRQPGAIVCELEEALDFLRDLAEQNEE